From a single Vicia villosa cultivar HV-30 ecotype Madison, WI unplaced genomic scaffold, Vvil1.0 ctg.002202F_1_1, whole genome shotgun sequence genomic region:
- the LOC131638180 gene encoding uncharacterized protein LOC131638180 has translation MTRSSLEGDSENALESEDDSEYESESEDDFEAEVEYDFEVGCKDESELEDDSEAEVDYKDKSKLEDDSDYEGESDYDPDFDDDPDSGGQTSKGESESEGDSTGDPDGDSESDPHSKCDPESISDLDSEGGP, from the exons atgACTAGAAGCAGTCTTG AAGGAGACTCTGAAAATGCGTTAGAATCAGAAGATGACTCTGAAtatgagtcagaatcagaagatgacttTGAAGCTGAAGTCGAGTATGATTTTGAAGTAGGTTGTAAAGATGAGTCAGAGTTAGAAGATGACTCTGAAGCTGAAGTGGATTATAAAGACAAGTCAAAGTTAGAAGATGATTCTGATTATGAAGGTGAATCTGATTATGATCCAGATTTTGATGATGACCCAGATTCTGGTGGTCAAACCTCTAAAGGTGAATCAGAGTCTGAAGGTGACTCTACAGGTGACCCTGATGGAGATTCTGAAAGTGATCCACACTCTAAATGTGATCCAGAATCTATAAGTGATCTAGACTCTGAAGGTGGTCCATAA